A window of Campylobacter concisus genomic DNA:
AGCAACATCAACTGCATAAATTTTACTAACTCCATCACTCATACAAACACCTAGTGCATCACACTCTGCTTGTTGCAAAAGTTGTTTTAATGAGGTATTTTGTTTATAAATTTTATATCCATATTTGCTAGAAAAAAGCTCATCTGTTTTTGACATTATATTTTCTAACTCGTCTGAAAATTTTATCTCCCATTTTGGAGAAATTTTCCAGTTAGTTTGCACTATTTGGCACTCTTTAACATGGCGAAGCCAAGAATAAAATAAAGATTCTCCAATTTCTATTTTCATAGTATCGCCTTATTTTTCTTTCACAACTAAAATTCCACTCACTATTACTAGCAAGATACCTAAAAGTGCCGTTTGATTTGGCAATACATCGCCCATAAAATAGCCAATGATAAGTGTAAAAATAACGTCTGCGTAGCTAACCGCAGCGATCACTCCAGCCTTTTTACCAACCGCAAACGCCTTTGTCATGTACGACTGAAAAAAATATCCACTAAGTCCCATTAGCAAGATAAAAACAACGTTATACCAGTTTGGCATGCTAAATTTTGAAAACAAAAAATCAAGTGGCTCGTAGGTGAAAAATTCTGCCAAACCCATGCAAATAAGTGGCAAAAACGAGCCCCAAAGCATAAAACTTAACACTATAACATTTGTACCGTAGCTCTTGTTTAGCTCCTTAACACTCGTGTATGCGATCGCCGCACCAAGGCCACTCCAAACACCGATAATATCAGTCTTGCTTATGCCTAAATTTGGCTGGATAACAAGCAAAATTCCACCAAATCCCAAAAATACAGCAAACCAGCCAAGTGAGCTTAGACGCTCTTTAAAAATAAAGGCTGCGAGGATAGCTGTAAAGATTGGATTTGTCTTTTGAAATGTAAAAGCTGTGGCCAAATTTACATGAGCGACATTGTAAAAAAAAGCAAAAAGTGCGACCGTACCCACAAAACCGCGAAACATCAGTAAAAAAAAGTGTCCACCAGCTTGCTTAAATGGAAATCTATAAATGGCATAAATAACGATGAAAAGGCCTATTAAATTTCTAAAAAATACAACTTCGATAGATGGCATATCTTTGCTAAGATACTTTGCAAATGCGCCAGTAACGGCAAACATAAAGCAAGCAAAGAGCATATAAAAAATGCCAAGATGCGAAATATAAAACCTTTTTAACATCACAAGACCTTTAAATTTAAAGTAGCCATTTTAATGAAAAGTGGCTTAAATTTTGGTTGATTTTTTCTTTTATTTTGGCGCTTTTAAGCAAATTTTTATACTTTATATAAGTCAAAAATTTGTATAATCAGCCATCACGAAAAGGACAAAATTTGCAAAAAGTAATATTAGTAGGCAAGCCAAATGTCGGCAAAAGCTCACTTTTTAACCGCTTAGCTGGTCGTCGTATCGCCATAACAAGCGATGTTAGCGGCACGACAAGAGATACGAACAAAGCTAAGATCGAGGTTGAGGGCAAAGAGTGCATTTTAATCGATAGTGGTGGCCTTGATGATAGCAGCGAGCTTTTTAAAAATGTAAAAGCAAAGACCTTGGCAGAGGCTAGAAATTCAGACGTCATCTTATACATGGTCGATGGCAAAATGATGCCAGATGACGAGGATAGAGCCATTTTTTATGAGCTTAGCAAGCTAAATTTACCAATCGCACTCATTATCAATAAAATAGACAGCAAAAAAGATGAGCAAAGAGAGTGGGAATTTGTAAGCTTTGGCGCAAAAAACTCATTTGGAATTTCTGTAAGCCACAACACAGGCATAGATGAACTTAGCATGTGGCTAGCAAAGCATATAGAAGACAAAGTACAGATAAAGGCCGATACAAGCGAAGATTTTGATGATTTTTTAGAAAACTATAACGACGAGGGCGAGCTAAGCGACGAGATAGACTATGAAAGCAAAAACATCAGAGTTGGCATCATAGGCCGCGTAAATGTCGGTAAAAGCTCACTTTTAAATGCCCTTGTAAAAGAGAGTCGCGCCGTCGTTAGCGATGTGGCAGGCACTACGATCGATCCGGTCAATGAAATTTACGAGCATGATGGCAGGGTTTTTGAGTTTGTCGATACTGCTGGTATCAGAAAGCGTGGCAAGATCGAGGGCATCGAGAGATATGCGCTAAATAGAACTGAGAAAATTTTAGAAGAGACAGACGTGGCGCTACTTGTGCTTGATAGCTCTGAGCCACTAACCGAGCTTGATGAGCGCATCGCTGGCATCGCCTCGAAATTTGAGCTTGGGGTCATCATCGTGCTAAACAAATGGGACAAAAGTAGCGAAGAATTTGACGAGCTTTGCAAAGAGATAAAAGATAGGTTTAAATTTCTAGCATATGCGCCGATCATTAGTGTTTCGGCTTTGGGCGGCAAAAGAGTGCATAAAATTTATCCACTCATCATTGAAATTTACAAAAACTACACCCAAAAAATCCAAACTTCAAAGCTAAACGAAGTGATTGGCGAAGCGACCAAGGCGCACCCACTGCCACGAGATAAAGGCAGGGTTGTGAAAATTTACTACGCAGTGCAGTTTAAGACAGCACCTATCATGATAGCGCTTATAATGAACCGTCCAAAGTGCCTGCACTTTAGCTACAAACGCTATTTAACAAACAAGCTTAGAGAGAGCTTTAACCTAACTGGCGTGCCTATCGTGCTAATCCCTAAAAAACGTGGAGAGAGCGATGAAAACAAAGAATAACAATATCGTTTTGATAGGGTTTATGGGCGTTGGCAAGGGCACGACTGCAAGGGCACTAAGCAAGGCACTAAGGACGATGAACCTTGACTGCGACGACTTACTAGAGAGCTCACAAAATATGAAGATAAAAGCTATCTTTGAAGAGTACGGAGAGGAGCATTTTAGGCAGCTTGAAAAAGATCTTGCCAAATTTCTAGCAACAAATGTCAAAAATGCGATCATCTCAACTGGTGGTGGCTTTGCCAAGGTTAAAAATTTAAAGAAAATTGGCACCGTGATCTATCTAAAAGCTAGTTTTGACGCGATCATGCAAAGGCTAAAAAATAGCAAAAATAGCGAGAAAAAACTTGCCAAACGTCCACTTTTAAGTGATCTAAAAAGAGCTGAGGCACTTCATCTGGAGCGAGAGGAGCTTTATGAGAAAAAGGCTGATTACATCGTCGAAGTCGAGGGTAAAACTCCAAAGCAAATCGTAAAAGAGATAAGGATGCTTTTAAAAATTTAGTTGTAAAGTGGCGTGAATGCTGCTTGCAACGATAAATTTTAAGATCAGGCTGGATGGCTGTCTCGCGTGGTGTTAAAATTTGAAATGTTTGAGCTAAATTTAACGTTTTGTAGTTATAAATTTTGGCAAACTGTTTGAGGAAAATTTAAATATTGCACAGTCAAATTTTAATTAAGACTAGACTTTAGCCTGCCAAGCTAAATTTTAAGATTAGACTAGATAAAAATATCTGTCCTGATGTTAAAATTTAAAAAAGTATTTTAGCGAAGTATCGTGAGATGATTTTTTGCTTCTCTTTGTTCGCAACGCTAAAGCGACGAGAGTTGTGTAGAAATTTTAAGCCGAGGCTAGACACATAGTCTGCCAAAAGCTTAAAATTTCAAATCTCTATCAAAAGCGCTCACGAGAAAAAGCCAAAATTTGAAAGGATAAGATGAGAGTATTAACCGGCCTCCAACCCTCCGGCAAACTACACCTTGGCAATTACTTTGCCTCGATAAAACAGATGGTTGATATGCAAGAAAAAAACGAGATGTTTATGTTTATAGCAAACTACCACGCGATGACAAGCCTTAGCGAGGCCAAAGCCCTAAAACAAAACACTTTTGAGGCTGCATGTGCGTTTTTGGCACTTGGGATCGATCCAAATAAAAGCATATTTTGGGTGCAAAGTGATGTTAAAGACGTGCTTGAGCTTTACTGGGTACTAAGTCAGCACACGCCTATGGGGCTTCTTGAGCGCGCACATAGTTACAAAGATAAAGTCGCAAAAGGTCTTAGTTCGCACCACGGACTCTTTAGCTATCCAGTTTTGATGGCAGCTGACATTTTGCTTTATAATGCGCAGGTCGTGCCTGTAGGCAAGGATCAGATCCAGCACGTAGAAATCGCTCGTGATATCGCGATAAAATTTAACAACGAGCATGGAGAAATTTTTACACTGCCTGAGGCAAAGATCGATGAAAATGTAGCCACCGTACCCGGCACAAACGGTGAAAAGATGAGCAAAAGCTATGGCAATACAATCGACATCTTTGCCGATGCCAAAACGCTTAAAAAGCAAATTTCTAGCATTGTGACAGACGGCACGCCACTTGAAGAGCCAAAACAGTGGCAAAACTGCAACGTCTATAATATCGCCAAACTTTTTTTGGACGAGAGTGGACAAAAAGAGCTTCAAGCTAGATATGAGCGTGGTGGCGAGGGTCATGGGCACTTTAAAGCTTATCTAAATGAGCTTATTTGGGACTATTTTAAAGATGCGAGAGAGAAATTTGAGCATTATCAAAATAATCCTGGCGAAGTGTCTGGAATTTTAGAAATAGGAGCCAAAAAGGCAAGTAATGTTGCTCAAACAACAATAAAAAAAGTTCGTGAAGTAGTCGGAATTTATTAATAAAGGAAAAATATGCAAAATTTATATCCATACGCACAAATAGTTCATCTTTTTTGTGCAATCATCTTTGTTGGTTACCTCTTTTTTGATGTAATCATTTTTAAGGCAGCTTGTAAAAAAATGCCACCTGAGCTTGCTCAAAAGGCAAAACAGGCTATCGGTTCAGTTGCTATTAAGATAATGCCACTTTGTATCTTGCTTTTGGTATTAACTGGAGGCATGATGATGAGTAACTGGGTCGGATCAAAGGCTGGAGGCTACTTTGAGACAAATTTACAAATCATTTTTATGATCAAATTTTTCTTAGCGATGCTAATCGTGGCTGCGGTTATAACAAATTTGAGCTGCAAATTTATATTTAAACGCCCTAGCCCACTTGGTAACATCCACCCATTTGCGCTAACAGCGGCAGTTTTTATCGTACTTTTTGCAAAAGTTATGTTTATGGTTTAAGGATACGGAATGATAAATTTAAAACTACTCGAGACAAATTACGATGAATTTGTAAAAAAACTTGAGGGAAAAAATGTAAAAGCTGGGCTACTTGACGAGCTTTTACAAACTTTTAACGAGCTAAAACAAAAGCGCAAAGCACTTGAAAATTTCCAAGCTATTCAAAACGCAAAGAGTAAAGAGCTTGGCATAAAGGCAAGAGCAGGTGAAGACGTAAGTGAGCTTAAAAATGAGCTAAATTTAAACAAAGCTGCACTTGCTGATGCTGATGATATCGTTAAACAATATGAAGAAAAGCTTGAGCAAATTTCATTTAATGTGCCAAATATCACCGATGATGACGTACCATTTGGTAAGGACGAGGACGATAATGTCTGCATAAAAACGGTGCTTGAGCCAACTAAATTTAGCTTTACACCAAAAGAGCACTGGGAGTTAGGTGAAAGCCTTGGTTGGCTTGACTTTGAAAGGGGCGTAAAGCTCTCAGGATCTCGTTTTACAGTGCTTCGCGGCATGGGAGCAAGGCTTAGTAGAGCGCTTGTTAATTACATGATCGACTTTAACAGCTCACGTGGCTTTGAGCTTGTAAATATCCCTTATCTAGTAAGCTCAAACACGCTTTTTGGCACTGGTCAGCTGCCTAAATTTGAAGAGGACCTTTACAAAGTGCGCGACGAGGATCTCTACCTCATCCCAACTAGCGAAGTGCCTGTGACAAATTTATACAACGACACGATCATAGAAGCCGAGCAGCTACCTATAAAGATGACTTGCTACTCAGCATGCTTCCGCCAAGAGGCAGGATCAGCAGGACGTGACACCAGAGGTATGATCCGCCAGCACCAGTTTGAAAAGGTCGAGCTGGTAAGCATCACAAGACCTGATCAAAGCGAAGACGTGCTAAATGAAATGGTATCGTGCGCAAGCGATCTACTAACTAGCCTTGGGCTTCCTCACCGCCATATGCTTCTTTGCAGTGGCGACCTTGGCTTTAGCGCGGCAAAGACGATAGACCTTGAGGTTTGGTTGCCAGGTCAAGGTAAATATAGAGAGATTAGCTCTATTTCCAATACTCGTGATTTTCAAGCAAGGCGTGCAAAAATTCGCTTTAAAGATGGTAAGAAAAATATGCTTGTAAATACGCTAAATGGCTCAAGTCTAGCTGTGGGTAGGACTCTTATTGCCATCATGGAAAACTACCAAAAAACAGATGGCACTATCGAAATTCCAGAAGTTCTTAAAAGGTATATGTAGTGGCTGAAGAAGAGGTTGTAGTTTTAAAACCACCTGGCGAGCAAGCAGAGCAAGAAGCGCCTGAAGAGGCAAAAGCCGAGGCACCTGAAGAGATCGTTTCACTTGAGAGTATCGCAAGTGAGGGTGTGCTGCAAGACGAGAGCATCCCAGAGCCAATCCCTGTAAAAAAGAGCAATAAAAAGCTCTTTATAATAGCAGGTGTGGTCACTCTAGTGTTTATCATCTTGATAGTGGTTTTGCTAGTTATCTTGCTAAAGAAAGACAAAAAAGAGAACATAGATGCTGCAAGTATCGTAAAAAATATAGAAAACAACTACCAAACGCAAAATTTTGGCGCTTCAAAGATCGATGAAATGATAAATAAAGCCAATCAGCTTTATGAGCGTGGCAATAAATTTGAGGCTCTAAAAATTTATGAAAACATAGCTGTTTATAACCAGTCTCTCTCAAACTACAACCTTGGCGTTTCGCAGATGAAACAAGAAAGATGTGATGAGGCGATTGTATCTTTTAATAAAGCAATAACCGATAGAGAAAACACAGCAGTTAGCGCCATAAACGCTGCTGTTTGCTCGCTCGAGCTAAATAATACTAAAAATTTTAACTACTACATAGGACTTGCTGATTCATTTTTGCAGTATGAAAACAACTCGCCACTTTATAGCTATTACTACGCGCTTATAAACTATTATAAAGGCAACTATTACGAGGCGCTTCAAGCGCTTTCTCATCCAAATACTGCGGATTATAAAAATGAATATGCGTATTTAAGTGCAAAGATTTTATCACTTCTTGGAGATGATGAAAGAGCAATAGCCAAACTTGAGAGCCAAAAGGCATTTAAGGCCGACTTCACGCTAGCACAGCTCTATGCAAGACTTGGCAAATACGACAAGGCAAGGGATTATCTAACAAAAGCTTCTAAAAATACGCCAAATATCGATCTTATCAAGATGACTGAGGCGCTAATTGATCTAAAAACTGCTGACTACGGCGACGCGGCTGCATTTATCAAAGATGTTTACGACTACAATGCTTCTTTGCCAAGCAAAATTTACAAGATAAAAACGATACTAAAGCCTGATCTTTTTGATGTCAGCCTAGCTCAGGCACACTTTAGCGATGATATGTTTTTTGATAGAACAAGGCGCTATGAGACCCTTTTTTACTTCGCACCTTACAAGGTCTTTGATGCAAAACAGAGTATCGAGCAGATAAGAAAAGGTGGTGTTAGCGTCTTTTTAGATGACACCTCAGCGGCAAATGACTACCTTAGCCAAAGTGCGGCTGCTTCAAAAGTAAATGCAAAACTTAGCGAAGCTATCGCAAAAGCGCTAAGCTACCGCTTAAAAGAAGCAAATAAAGAGTTTGAAGAGCTAGCCAGCACTTATCCAAATCACTCTATCTTGCAATACAATCTCGCCTTAAGCTACGCTCAGCTTGGAAATTTTAGCCTTGCAGCAAAGCACTTCATAGCAAGCTATCATCAAGATGTAAATAACCATCTTGCAGGCATTTTTGGGGCGATTTGTCTAGATATAAATAGAAATTTAAACCCAAAACTCATTGAAGAGATCGGCGAAAATTTAGAAAACGATAAGAGCTTAAAGCCTGTAAATTTATATGCCTCACTTCTAAGTCTGGTTAGCGGTAACCAAAGTGCGATGATAAGATGGCTTGAAGAACCAAAAGAGCAGACAATGCTAAATTTAGCCTTTGATATCATCATCGCAAAAGTAACAAACAATGACGAACTAATGGCAAAGAAAGCTGATGAGCTACTAAAAATTTTGCCAAATGATATTATTGCAAATATCTTAAATTTCATCTCGAAAAACAAAGAGCAAAATGTCAAAGAGTATGCAAAAGCGATACAAATTCACTTTAATGGCAAGCAGCTTGATTCAAACGCTTTCTATCACGGTGCTGATATCATCAAAAAGCAATACATCAAGCTACTTCAAATTTCAGGCTTACTTACAAGAGAGCGTGATAAGTTAAGAGCCGAGCTAAAAAATGCTCCAAAGAATATAAATTTAATCCAAACTCTAGCCTATGTCGATATCTTTACAAACGACTTTGATGAGAGCTATAAACTTTATAATCAAGCAATCGATGAGTTTAAAGTAAATGACGCTAGCACATTGTTTTTAGCATCTGTGGCTGCAACAGGAGCTGGAAAAGTATCAAACGCGATCGCACTTTTAGAGCTAACAAAACTAAATGATGCTAGTGCTATCGAAAATAGAATAGCTCTGGGTCTAATGTATCAGCAGATAGACAACATAAAAGCAGCTCTTATACAATACAGCAAAATAGGAAATATTGAGTATGAAAGCGAATTTTACGACTTTGAGATAGATAATGAGTGATAAAAACTAGGTCTTTATGAGCCTAGTTTTAACTATTTTAAATACTAAGCAATATCTAAAATTTCAAGATTTATTTGATCTAAGACTTCACTAAATTTATAGATCATATCGCCGCATTTATACTCAATACTCTTGCTGCTCTTTTTATTTTTTTGAGATAAAATTTTCTCCATCATACTGGGAAGCTCTTTTTGTAAAAGTAGTTTATAAGACATCCCCATTCCATGCGTTATGGACTTTATAAATTTGCCATCAACCTCACTCTCATCTTTTACCATATGAAGCGTAGCGTCAAATTTTAGCTTCTTAAGAGCCTCGTAAAGCTCGATTTTATCCTTTGCTGGAGCTATTTCTTTATCGAAAATACAGTGATAGCTCACGTAAATTGGCTTTTTATAGCTGCTTTGAACATTTAAATGATCTAAATTTAGGATGTTTCTTATCTCTTCTCTTGCGTCAATAAAATAGTATGGTGATTTTTCATTAAGTGTCCAGTAGGTCTTATCAAAAAAATAAATATATAAATTTTGATACAAAATGCCAGTACCAAAACAAAAGTAGTTAGTAAAATCTATCTCTTTACCAAAGCCAATAAGACGCCACAAAAATATGGCATAAGAGCTATTATCTATCACGGCATCAACTAGCCATGGAGCGATCTTAGCACACATATGTGCCAGATATCCACCATGTGAGCTGCCTACCATTATCACTGGCAGATGTTCAAATTTGGCATTATTTATATATTTTTTTGTGTAAAGCACAGCATTTAGCACATCCATTGCTTGCATAACGCCAAAATTTTGATATTCATTTTTTGTTGGCACCATCGTAATGCTAGCATTTAGTCTAAAATCAGCCGGCAAAATACCTCTCTCTTTTCGAATAGTAATCTCTTTGCTAA
This region includes:
- a CDS encoding DMT family transporter, yielding MLKRFYISHLGIFYMLFACFMFAVTGAFAKYLSKDMPSIEVVFFRNLIGLFIVIYAIYRFPFKQAGGHFFLLMFRGFVGTVALFAFFYNVAHVNLATAFTFQKTNPIFTAILAAFIFKERLSSLGWFAVFLGFGGILLVIQPNLGISKTDIIGVWSGLGAAIAYTSVKELNKSYGTNVIVLSFMLWGSFLPLICMGLAEFFTYEPLDFLFSKFSMPNWYNVVFILLMGLSGYFFQSYMTKAFAVGKKAGVIAAVSYADVIFTLIIGYFMGDVLPNQTALLGILLVIVSGILVVKEK
- the der gene encoding ribosome biogenesis GTPase Der; the protein is MQKVILVGKPNVGKSSLFNRLAGRRIAITSDVSGTTRDTNKAKIEVEGKECILIDSGGLDDSSELFKNVKAKTLAEARNSDVILYMVDGKMMPDDEDRAIFYELSKLNLPIALIINKIDSKKDEQREWEFVSFGAKNSFGISVSHNTGIDELSMWLAKHIEDKVQIKADTSEDFDDFLENYNDEGELSDEIDYESKNIRVGIIGRVNVGKSSLLNALVKESRAVVSDVAGTTIDPVNEIYEHDGRVFEFVDTAGIRKRGKIEGIERYALNRTEKILEETDVALLVLDSSEPLTELDERIAGIASKFELGVIIVLNKWDKSSEEFDELCKEIKDRFKFLAYAPIISVSALGGKRVHKIYPLIIEIYKNYTQKIQTSKLNEVIGEATKAHPLPRDKGRVVKIYYAVQFKTAPIMIALIMNRPKCLHFSYKRYLTNKLRESFNLTGVPIVLIPKKRGESDENKE
- a CDS encoding shikimate kinase — protein: MKTKNNNIVLIGFMGVGKGTTARALSKALRTMNLDCDDLLESSQNMKIKAIFEEYGEEHFRQLEKDLAKFLATNVKNAIISTGGGFAKVKNLKKIGTVIYLKASFDAIMQRLKNSKNSEKKLAKRPLLSDLKRAEALHLEREELYEKKADYIVEVEGKTPKQIVKEIRMLLKI
- the trpS gene encoding tryptophan--tRNA ligase, whose product is MRVLTGLQPSGKLHLGNYFASIKQMVDMQEKNEMFMFIANYHAMTSLSEAKALKQNTFEAACAFLALGIDPNKSIFWVQSDVKDVLELYWVLSQHTPMGLLERAHSYKDKVAKGLSSHHGLFSYPVLMAADILLYNAQVVPVGKDQIQHVEIARDIAIKFNNEHGEIFTLPEAKIDENVATVPGTNGEKMSKSYGNTIDIFADAKTLKKQISSIVTDGTPLEEPKQWQNCNVYNIAKLFLDESGQKELQARYERGGEGHGHFKAYLNELIWDYFKDAREKFEHYQNNPGEVSGILEIGAKKASNVAQTTIKKVREVVGIY
- the serS gene encoding serine--tRNA ligase is translated as MINLKLLETNYDEFVKKLEGKNVKAGLLDELLQTFNELKQKRKALENFQAIQNAKSKELGIKARAGEDVSELKNELNLNKAALADADDIVKQYEEKLEQISFNVPNITDDDVPFGKDEDDNVCIKTVLEPTKFSFTPKEHWELGESLGWLDFERGVKLSGSRFTVLRGMGARLSRALVNYMIDFNSSRGFELVNIPYLVSSNTLFGTGQLPKFEEDLYKVRDEDLYLIPTSEVPVTNLYNDTIIEAEQLPIKMTCYSACFRQEAGSAGRDTRGMIRQHQFEKVELVSITRPDQSEDVLNEMVSCASDLLTSLGLPHRHMLLCSGDLGFSAAKTIDLEVWLPGQGKYREISSISNTRDFQARRAKIRFKDGKKNMLVNTLNGSSLAVGRTLIAIMENYQKTDGTIEIPEVLKRYM
- a CDS encoding tetratricopeptide repeat protein, giving the protein MAEEEVVVLKPPGEQAEQEAPEEAKAEAPEEIVSLESIASEGVLQDESIPEPIPVKKSNKKLFIIAGVVTLVFIILIVVLLVILLKKDKKENIDAASIVKNIENNYQTQNFGASKIDEMINKANQLYERGNKFEALKIYENIAVYNQSLSNYNLGVSQMKQERCDEAIVSFNKAITDRENTAVSAINAAVCSLELNNTKNFNYYIGLADSFLQYENNSPLYSYYYALINYYKGNYYEALQALSHPNTADYKNEYAYLSAKILSLLGDDERAIAKLESQKAFKADFTLAQLYARLGKYDKARDYLTKASKNTPNIDLIKMTEALIDLKTADYGDAAAFIKDVYDYNASLPSKIYKIKTILKPDLFDVSLAQAHFSDDMFFDRTRRYETLFYFAPYKVFDAKQSIEQIRKGGVSVFLDDTSAANDYLSQSAAASKVNAKLSEAIAKALSYRLKEANKEFEELASTYPNHSILQYNLALSYAQLGNFSLAAKHFIASYHQDVNNHLAGIFGAICLDINRNLNPKLIEEIGENLENDKSLKPVNLYASLLSLVSGNQSAMIRWLEEPKEQTMLNLAFDIIIAKVTNNDELMAKKADELLKILPNDIIANILNFISKNKEQNVKEYAKAIQIHFNGKQLDSNAFYHGADIIKKQYIKLLQISGLLTRERDKLRAELKNAPKNINLIQTLAYVDIFTNDFDESYKLYNQAIDEFKVNDASTLFLASVAATGAGKVSNAIALLELTKLNDASAIENRIALGLMYQQIDNIKAALIQYSKIGNIEYESEFYDFEIDNE
- a CDS encoding DUF2920 family protein, which gives rise to MLVDGSYEISSCDDIELGIKRSSPLSFYSCYDDAKDAKALLVIIPGLGEDSDLGYRANLIRTMAETYDVACISVDYHCIGNRPQLGAKFGLDDIDREISTRELSSIGINLPIDLKSIDCHEKVDLLLKFLSKEITIRKERGILPADFRLNASITMVPTKNEYQNFGVMQAMDVLNAVLYTKKYINNAKFEHLPVIMVGSSHGGYLAHMCAKIAPWLVDAVIDNSSYAIFLWRLIGFGKEIDFTNYFCFGTGILYQNLYIYFFDKTYWTLNEKSPYYFIDAREEIRNILNLDHLNVQSSYKKPIYVSYHCIFDKEIAPAKDKIELYEALKKLKFDATLHMVKDESEVDGKFIKSITHGMGMSYKLLLQKELPSMMEKILSQKNKKSSKSIEYKCGDMIYKFSEVLDQINLEILDIA